A DNA window from Ostrea edulis chromosome 5, xbOstEdul1.1, whole genome shotgun sequence contains the following coding sequences:
- the LOC125652629 gene encoding glycoprotein 3-alpha-L-fucosyltransferase A-like, with protein sequence MEREGDFAINTITGQLTMSCVSKRNVVLAVLCIIVCKVILLYSTLVYVERLVYSNEAVQGYPSRSVGIGEFRNDKFVITEISSSASLDQLEKSRKIVTDRMIESGTDIYTDRNFTREKRMLEKSTLNFLPKIIRTSKIERLLPNIEDPVNDRIFEQLNHIPVQYSNSSAFKTIYMFGGQRGWSHPEGQATFLLEQCLVNRCRFTYDRNMANIADAVVFGNPNQIRTRPPFQKESRNQVWILSAIEAPPNTGRLRNYSGFFNWTMTYRADSIIVTPYFKYRAFPEIVPVQRKNYAEGRHKKVAWFVSNCIRENSGRLRYARQMQKYISVDIYGQCGNMKCAKNNPKCKIMVKTDYKFYLAFENAKCKDYMTEKIMTAYTNEVIPVVLGAASWEYKNMLPAHSYIDVEDFKSPKDLSEYLLKLDENDDLYNEYFRWKSYGDFMLSKPWCRVCSLLHEEALPAIWYDDLDAWWRSDDTCVDRKTWWSNVLDR encoded by the exons ATGGAGCGAGAAGGAGACTTTGCTATCAACACCATAACAGGCCAATTAACCATGAGCTGTGTATCGAAGAGGAATGTTGTCCTGGCAGTGCTTTGCATCATCGTGTGTAAAGTCATTTTACTGTATTCTACCCTGGTTTATGTCGAGAGATTGGTGTACAGTAACGAGGCTGTCCAAGGATACCCCAGTCGTTCTGTTGGAATCGGAGAATTTCGGAACGATAAGTTTGTCATTACAGAGATAAGTTCAAGTGCTTCCTTGGATCAGCTggaaaaaagcaggaaaattgTCACTGACCGCATGATCGAGTCCGGAACCGACATTTACACTGACCGAAATTTTACTCGGGAGAAACGGATGCTAGAAAAAAGTACGTTGAATTTTTTGCCAAAAATAATCAGAACTTCAAAAATCGAGAGACTTTTACCGAATATTGAGGATCCCGTGAATGACAGAATATTTGAACAGTTGAATCATATCCCTGTTCAGTATAGTAACAGCAGTGCATTTAAGACGATCTACATGTTCGGGGGACAAAGGGGATGGAGTCACCCCGAAGGACAGGCGACATTTCTGTTGGAGCAGTGCTTGGTAAATCGATGTCGTTTTACGTATGACCGAAACATGGCGAATATCGCTGATGCTGTGGTGTTTGGAAATCCAAATCAAATTCGTACCCGCCCTCCATTTCAAAAAGAATCCCGAAATCAGGTTTGGATTCTCTCCGCCATTGAAGCCCCTCCAAACACAGGGCGCCTTCGTAATTACTCTGGATTTTTCAACTGGACCATGACATATCGTGCAGACTCCATTATCGTGACGCCTTACTTCAAATATAGAGCTTTTCCTGAAATAGTTCCAGTCCAAAGAAAAAATTACGCGGAGGGAAGACACAAGAAGGTGGCGTGGTTTGTGAGTAACTGTATCCGAGAAAACAGTGGGCGATTGAGGTATGCCAGGCAGATGCAAAAGTACATCTCGGTAGACATTTATGGTCAGTGCGGGAACATGAAGTGTGCTAAAAACAACCCAAAGTGTAAAATCATGGTCAAGACGGACTACAAATTCTACCTGGCATTTGAAAATGCGAAGTGCAAGGACTACATGACGGAGAAAATTATGACTGCATATAC GAATGAGGTTATTCCCGTGGTTCTTGGTGCAGCTTCCTGGGAATACAAAAACATGTTGCCTGCGCACTCGTACATTGACGTGGAGGATTTCAAGAGTCCTAAAGATTTATCCGAGTACCTGCTGAAACTCGACGAAAATGACGATTTGTACAATGAATATTTCCGATGGAAATCCTATGGTGATTTCATGTTATCCAAACCTTGGTGTCGCGTGTGTTCTTTGTTACATGAAGAAGCGCTTCCGGCTATCTGGTACGACGATTTGGACGCATGGTGGCGCTCGGATGACACATGCGTAGACAGAAAAACATGGTGGAGCAATGTACTTGACAGATAG